AAGGCAATGGGGAAAGATTTGAGTAAAATCACCATCAGTAGCGAACCAGCTAGAAAACTAGCCCAATCTAGCGCTAACTATGAATTAGCCTATCAAAAAATCCTGCAATCTTTGGCGATCGATCAATATACTGCCCTGGAAAATACCTATCAGAAAATCGGCCAACTCAGTGAACTCAATCTGGTTTATCTGATCTTAACCGAAGGTCGGGGCAACAAGAAAACCAGCCCGAAAGTCTTTATCTCCCAGAGCAATACTAACCAGTCCGAGTTAGTTAGACCAGCTTTCACCACGGCAGTCCAGACTAAAAGCAAAGAATCGCCCCTAGAAGCCTATATTCGCCGCGCCCAAGCCTCTCTTGACCAAAATAACCCCGCCCAAGCTTTGCGAGAATTGCGCGATGCCCTGCGGCAAGAACCGGATAATGGCATCTGTCACGCCCTGCTCGGTTTAGCCTACCTGCGACAAAATCAACTGTCCATGGCCCGGGTTCATATCAATCGGGCCTGGAAAGCCAGCCCCCAAGATGCGACGGTGATTAGGTGCAAACGGGAACTAGATAAAGCAGTTAATTCTAATATTGAAATGCAAGACCAGAAAGAACAAAAAGATGAAGGAGAGCGCAAGGGCGGTTTTTGGTCTCGATTTGGTGGTAAAAAGAAATAGGACTGACCAGTGCCACCGATTTTGATTAGCAAACTCCCATGATTCATCAACCCCCGGCGGGGACAAGGGATTTATTACCCCTAGAAGTTACCCAAAAAGGCTGGATTAACGATCGCCTTCAGTCTGTCTTTCAGCGTTGGGGCTATCAAAGGATCGTCACCTCCACCATTGAATGGCTCGATACCCTCACCGCAGGCGGTACGATCGATCCCAGCACCGTGATCCAACTGCACGGGGATAGTCAAGGACTATCGGGATTACGCCCTGAATTAACCGCTTCCATTGCGCGTAGTGCCGTCACCCGCATGAGTGGGGAGTCCTATCCCCAACGTCTCTGTTATCGGGCCAACGTTTTTCGTCGCCCTAGCGCCAGTTATCATGGTCGTCAAGTGGAATTCTATCAAGCGGGGGTAGAACTGCTCTTTTCTGGCGGTTTACTAGCTGATGCCGAGATTTTACTGCTCCTGGCCGACTGTTTCGATAGTTTGGCCGTCCCTAACTGGCAGATTATTTTAGGAGAAGCGGGTTTGACTCGTTCGCTACTTTCTCCTTTTCCGGATCCCTTACGCGAACAGGTGAAACGCTGTTTAGCCCTCCTCGACTACGTTAGCCTCGAAAATCTTCCCTATCCCAATGAAACCCTCCGGCAGCAAGCCCGACAATTATTTCACCTGCGCGGTAATCCTGAGGATGTCCTCGCACGAGTGGCAGTATTAGCCCAGGAAGAATCAGCCCAAAAAGCCGTTAATAACCTTAAATCCCTAGTAGAGCTGCTTAATGCCGATCGCTCTGAACCCTTCCCCCTAATTCTCGATTTAAGTCTGATTCAAACCTTTGATTACTACACCGGCATCGTTTTTAAGGCGGTTAGTGATCACCAGCAAAATCTCAGTATTTTAGGCCAGGGCGGACGCTATGATCAATTATTGGGCGTTTTTCATCCCCAGGGTCAATCGGCTCCGGGTATCGGTTTTTCCCTGAATATCGAAGAACTGCACGAAAGTTTATTATCGGGGCAGACTTTACCCAGTCAAGCTCCCCCCCTCGACTGGTTACTTATCCCTTTGGGTAATAACGCCCAGATAGCGACTTTTAGTAAAGCTCGCTCCCTTCGCAATGCTGATCCGAATCTGAGGGTGGCGATCGATTTAGGGGGTCGCAGCGAGGCACAAATTCGTACCTATGCCCGCGATCGAATGATTAAAAATCTCGCCTGGGTGCAGGAAGATGGTTCCGTGATCGAAGAATCTCTCTAAAAGGGGGCAAAAGCAGCGAACATACTGCTTTCTGCCCGCTGCTATAGGACTCCCTAATTGTGTTCAATTACTCGTCATCCCAGTCATGCCTTCGATCGGTCAAGTGAAATCGATTTTTTTTATTATCCTCTTTCTCCTGAGTATTCTAGGGGGTATTCTACTGGCTTCGCTACTTCAACAACCAGCGATCGCCCAATCTCCTGCCTCGGATATAGTGCTGAATCGTTATCAAATTGGACAGCAAACCTATCTAGAAAATTGTGCCAGCTGCCATATTGCCATTCCCCCCAGCATCCTACCGAGTCAAACTTGGAAAAAAATCCTAGAAAATCCGGATTCTCACTATGGTATCCGTTTAAAACCAATTGTTGGCATTACTCAGCGTCTTATCTGGGATTATCTCAGTTATTCTTCCCGCCCTCTTAGGGAGACTACTTTTGTTCCCCTCCTAATTGAACAGTCCAGCTATGTAAAGGTTTTGCACCCTAGGGTCAATTTACCCACTCCTCTCGGTCATACCACCTGTGTCACCTGTCATCCTAACGCTTCCCGCTACGATTATCAGACCCTTACCCCCATCTGGGATGATGCAGCCTAATCAGTTATCAGTTATCAGTTATCAGTTATCAGTTATCAGTTTTCAGCTTCTGAAGGCAAGGGGCAACAGGCAAGAGGCAAAAGACAGAATCTGACAATTCTCCTACCTAAAAAGAAGGTTAGAAACTAAGCACATCAAAGCTTTTAGCTTAACCAATTAGGTCTTAGATTCGGCCCTTGTTTTCAGATGTGAGTTTTTAGTTCACTGATTACTGATACCAAATCCCTTTTTAATAGTGTGATTAACTCTCAAGTTATGAATTGTTTCTCCCCACACCCCACACCCCACACCCCACACCCCACTATCCTATACTTTTTAAACAGGATTTAGTATGATTACTGTTTACTGATCACTGAGAGGGGGTGCAGTTAGGGTGATTTCGCCGATTTGACCAGCTTTACCCATTAATTGGGCAGGTTTTTCGTTAAGAGAGATTTTAACACCGCCGGCATTGCCCGATCGAATATTTAAACTCTTTTGGGCTGTCCAAGTTTGTTTGGCCCCGGGTTGGAGACTGCCTTCATAGACTTTTTTGCCATCGGCAATTACGCGTACCCAAGCGGCCTGTTCAATAGTCACTTCGGCTGAGAGGGGAACTTGTGGCGGGGGAGAAGGGGAAGGAGAGGCTACCACTGCGGGAGGGACTACCGGCGCGGGGGAAACTAGAGGGGAAGGAGAGGGAGTAACGGCAGGGGGGTTAGAGAGGGGGGGACGGAGGAAAAGATAGCCAATACCGCAAAATATGCCCGCCAGCAAGCCTAACCAGAGATACATCCCGAAAACGCCTGATTTAGCTGGTTGGGGGCTAGTCTCTGGGGCTGGTTTTTCTGGTTCCACCCGTTCCGCTTTTGGGGCAGCGGGTTCAGCCTTGGGGATAGGGACAACTTTTGTGGGCAGTGTTTTCGGGATAGTTACCTCTTGGGCTAATTGTTCGGCACTAGGAGACAAGCGATCGGCTAAAGCTTTACCATCAATTTTTAGGGCATCACCGTAGCGCTTGATAAATCCCTTGACATAAATTAATTCTGGTAATTTCTCCCAATTCCCCGTTTCCAACGCTTCTAGCATTGGTACTCTAATCATCGTCAGGGCGGCGATATCGTCCATGCTCAGACAGCTTTCTTCCCGTTTTTGACGTAAATAAGTCCCGATTTCCTTGATTTGTTCGGCTTGTAGGGGACTGAGTTGACTCATAATTCCAGTCATAATCTGTACCAACTTAGATGATAATCTCGATTTTGTTATTTTGGGATAATCTCTTCTCTAGAAGCTCCTTTTACCTTGTCATCATTACCGGCGAAAAGGTTCCAAAAACTGGCAAAAATCGGCAATACTTGCAAAAGTTAAGTTTTTTATTCTCGGTTGACTGCACTGACCAGCCAGACATACATTTGTTCTTAATGCTTGTTGTTCTCGAACTCTCAGCTTATCCCTAATTATGACCTTTATTCCCCATCCCGACACCGCTCCCCTTCACCTTAGCTGTGCCGTAGTCACGGTGAGCGATACTCGTACCCCAGAGACGGATAGAAGTGGCCAAATAATTCAAGAGTTACTAACTCGATCGGGTCATGATATTGGCCTATACTTAATTATCCCCGATGAACCCTTACAAATTCAAGCAATCTTATCAGAGATTAGCAATCAAAATCGGATAAAAGTCTTAATTCTCAATGGGGGTACTGGTATTGCTCCCAGAGACACCACTTATGATGCTTTAGTACCTTTATTAAGGATTACTTTGCCCGGTTTTGGCGAATTATTTCGTTATCTCAGTTATCAGGAAATTGGCTCCCGTGCCATGGCATCAAGGGCAATAGCTGGGGTTTATCAAAACTTATTAGTCTTTTCTCTACCTGGTTCCACTAATGCCGTTAAATTAGCCCTAGAAAAACTGATTCTTCCCGAAATCTCACATCTGGTTAAACAGATGAATGGGTAATTTATTGGGATTTGATCTTAGCTGAAATTTCTTGAAAACATACATCCCAAAAATAGCTGGCCAGATTCACTGCGCTTAATAGTTTAGGAATTCCTTCACTTAGACTGGCAAAACCTCGATTTTTAATCTGGAGAAGATCGATAGTGATCGCAAAAGTTAAAAGTGCTAAAGCAATGATTAAAATTTGGTAAGAAGTTTGTCTTATGTGCCGCCAAAATACT
This portion of the Microcystis aeruginosa NIES-2549 genome encodes:
- a CDS encoding helix-turn-helix domain-containing protein → MTGIMSQLSPLQAEQIKEIGTYLRQKREESCLSMDDIAALTMIRVPMLEALETGNWEKLPELIYVKGFIKRYGDALKIDGKALADRLSPSAEQLAQEVTIPKTLPTKVVPIPKAEPAAPKAERVEPEKPAPETSPQPAKSGVFGMYLWLGLLAGIFCGIGYLFLRPPLSNPPAVTPSPSPLVSPAPVVPPAVVASPSPSPPPQVPLSAEVTIEQAAWVRVIADGKKVYEGSLQPGAKQTWTAQKSLNIRSGNAGGVKISLNEKPAQLMGKAGQIGEITLTAPPLSDQ
- a CDS encoding ATP phosphoribosyltransferase regulatory subunit, producing the protein MIHQPPAGTRDLLPLEVTQKGWINDRLQSVFQRWGYQRIVTSTIEWLDTLTAGGTIDPSTVIQLHGDSQGLSGLRPELTASIARSAVTRMSGESYPQRLCYRANVFRRPSASYHGRQVEFYQAGVELLFSGGLLADAEILLLLADCFDSLAVPNWQIILGEAGLTRSLLSPFPDPLREQVKRCLALLDYVSLENLPYPNETLRQQARQLFHLRGNPEDVLARVAVLAQEESAQKAVNNLKSLVELLNADRSEPFPLILDLSLIQTFDYYTGIVFKAVSDHQQNLSILGQGGRYDQLLGVFHPQGQSAPGIGFSLNIEELHESLLSGQTLPSQAPPLDWLLIPLGNNAQIATFSKARSLRNADPNLRVAIDLGGRSEAQIRTYARDRMIKNLAWVQEDGSVIEESL
- a CDS encoding J domain-containing protein; protein product: MTFPISQGLFQYDLIDHFAILGVSIDAEQEEIRERYLKIAYKLHPDTCRTHTPDEKKLANQLLSKLVNPAYEHLGHDLSREEFRLVLGQMGKAMGKDLSKITISSEPARKLAQSSANYELAYQKILQSLAIDQYTALENTYQKIGQLSELNLVYLILTEGRGNKKTSPKVFISQSNTNQSELVRPAFTTAVQTKSKESPLEAYIRRAQASLDQNNPAQALRELRDALRQEPDNGICHALLGLAYLRQNQLSMARVHINRAWKASPQDATVIRCKRELDKAVNSNIEMQDQKEQKDEGERKGGFWSRFGGKKK
- a CDS encoding dihem cytochrome c family protein, translated to MPSIGQVKSIFFIILFLLSILGGILLASLLQQPAIAQSPASDIVLNRYQIGQQTYLENCASCHIAIPPSILPSQTWKKILENPDSHYGIRLKPIVGITQRLIWDYLSYSSRPLRETTFVPLLIEQSSYVKVLHPRVNLPTPLGHTTCVTCHPNASRYDYQTLTPIWDDAA
- a CDS encoding MogA/MoaB family molybdenum cofactor biosynthesis protein — its product is MTFIPHPDTAPLHLSCAVVTVSDTRTPETDRSGQIIQELLTRSGHDIGLYLIIPDEPLQIQAILSEISNQNRIKVLILNGGTGIAPRDTTYDALVPLLRITLPGFGELFRYLSYQEIGSRAMASRAIAGVYQNLLVFSLPGSTNAVKLALEKLILPEISHLVKQMNG